A region of the Methanoculleus sp. SDB genome:
CCTCCCGCCTCGACGCACCTGATGCCGTTATACCCTCTGAAAACGACCTCTTCAACGGAAATCGCTGTATCGCCGCGCGCCCTGACAAGATCAAGGACTGTTGGTATCCACGTCCCGTGCATCAGCATCCGGGTGCTGTCGTGTTTCGGATCGCAGCCGATCTGCATGATGTCGAGGCCCCTGTCGGAGAGTGCGGCCGACAGGTTTGCCGACGTTGTGGACTTCCCGATCCCTCCCTTCCCATAGAGGGCGATCTGTTTCATCTGAGTATAGTATGCGTTGCACCAATATTATTTCATTGATGCAACTTTTGTTGCTTTAATTCCGGCCACCGCCTTTCACCGGTTAAACCCCCTGATCAGCCCCATGAAAAATACGATCACGGGCATGATCTCAAGCCTTCCGATCCACATCGTAAGAATGAAGCAGATCTTCGAGATCGGCGACATGGCGGGTGTGACAAAACCGCTTGATATTCCGTTGTTGCAGATTGCCGAAACAATCTCGAATATGATATTACTCGTATCGAAGTGGCTCGGATCCATGTGCATCACGATGATGGAGACGATGAAGATGACGAGAATGTAGAGGATGATGATGAGCATATTCTTTGAGACTTCCAGTTCCGCAACATTCTTTGGAATGACCTTCCCCTCGTATTTAAATGGAACAAGCACCTTACCGCTCACAAAAGTCCGTTTAAACCACCATATGAGTCCCCTGTACCCAAGTGCAATACGGCTGAGCTTGATGCCTCCGGCAGTGCTCCCTGATGATCCGCCCACGAGCATGAGGAATATAAGGAATAAAACCGTCACGTTCGCCCAGATATGCGGTGAAGTAATCTGGAATCCCGTGCTTGTCACCGCCGCCACGGTCATGAAGAGCCCCTGCCTGAGGGCCGTGCCCGTATCGAGGCCGGTCAGGTTCACAAGATCGAAGGTAACGACGACAAGGCCTGCCGCGATGAGGAACAGAAGAAGTTTCGCCTGCTCGTCGGAAAAAAGCAGTCTCCGTTCTTTCCTGTATGCAAGATAATAGAGCTTGAAGGGGAGTGCTCCGGCAATCATAACCGGAATGATCAGCAGTTCCAGAAATGCGTTGTCGTAGTACGGGATCCCTGCAGAATGGACCGAGAATCCTCCCGTCGCGATAGCGACCATGGCGATGTTTACAGCGTCCCAAAGAGGTATTCCGGAGAGTTTGATGAGCCCGACGGAGATCACCGTGAGAATGATGTAGATCTTCCACATCTGTAATCCCGTCGCGACAACACTCGGCATAAAAGCCTCTGTTCGTCCTTCCGATCGATAGAGTCGTGACGGTGTAATCCCGGATCGTGTTGCCATCGAGATGGTGAACGCGACGATACCGAGCCCGCCGAGCCACTGCATGAGGGAGCGCCAGAAGAGCAGGGTATGGGGGGTGTCATCAACGGAAGGGATAAGCGTCAGTCCTGTGTCCGTCCATCCTGACATCGCCTCAAAGACCGCATCAAGGTATGGCATCCCCGTACCCAGCGTAAAGGGCAACGCACCGATAATTGAGCAGATCAGCCAGATGAGTGCCACCGCGAAGAGCGCCTGGCTCAGTCTGGCATCACGGGAGGTTGACGGCATCTGCACGAGCAGCGTCCCCAGCAGGAAAAGGGATAGGGGAACCGTTGCCATCGGGAGAACCATGTCCCACTCTGCATACAGAATGGCGATGACAAGGGGGAGGCAGGTGCCGATGCTGATAAACCGGAGAATGTTGCCGACGTCATCTGCGATGATCGAGAACTGCTCGATCCTGTCCATTGCTAAGAAAATGCGCTTTAATCTATTATCTCTTTGCCTGTTTTCCGGGAATCGGAAGCATTCGTCCGCCTGCCATCCCCGTCCCCATAAAAAATACGCGTATTGATGATCCGCCAGGCAAGGATCAGGCGAACCATATCGACGGCGGTGATATAGTCCTTTCCGGAAATGGAGGGTATGGCTCTGATACCCGTTTCACGCTCAACATGCCGTTCAAGCTGCCGTATGACATCGGCGTGAAGTTCTCCGTCAACAGTTAACACGCCTCCCTTCATTCCATCGAGCCCCCGTGGGCTGAATTCGAGGTAAAAGGACCGCTCGGACAGTGAAAGGATGTCGAGCAGGTCGATGGAGAGGGTGACGTTGTGAATGGTGCGTTCGGGACGCTTCTGAAGCAGGGTAACCCGATACAACGGCCCCGCGGGATTGCCTTCATTGTATTTGGATGGTGAAATCCTGACCACGGAATCTGCAAAAGCCCTTTGCGGTGCGATGTAACGGTCATAATCCTGTTTTCGCTCCTCGATCTCCCGGAGAACGTTCATTCGGCTGTATCCCCTGCCCTCAACATCACGCCGTATCTTCCATTCGCGTTTCACCGTTTCTTCCGGATCCACAAACAGGGTAAAATCAAGATTCCCGCGGAGCGCCGGTGTGAACAGGGTGTGAAGCCCTTCGAGGATAACGATTTTTGTCGGTGGAAACGGCACCGGACGTCCGAAAGTCCCCGATGTATGGTCATAGACCGGTTTAATAAACGTCTCTCCGCGTTTGATGCAGCCGAGATGATCTTCAAGAAGGGGAATGTTATTCGCCTCAGGCGCAAGGGGAGTGATTCCGGCGGCTCTTCGTGCGCTCCTGTCAAGACGATGATAATCGTCGAGCGTTATAGTGCTGACCAGATTGGGTGCAAACATTTCGCGGATTGCTCCTGAAAACGTGGATTTTCCGGATCCACTGTCACCCGCAACGCCGATTGTGAAAATTACATCAGAACGGGCGATGACATCTTCGAAATGTGCGGAAGGCGGTGTTTCTGTGTGCATGGTATCGGCAAAACAATCATTTCTGAATTCCGGGAAGGGGAGAATCGGGGGTATTCGTTGCAGTAAAAGGAGGTATTATTTTTTATTTGTCCAGAGGCCGTGGACGTTGCAATAGATAAGCGATTTCACATCAGTATCCTGAACGGGGAATTCGGCTTCCGGTGCCTCTCCGGGGCGGAGGGCATGGATATAAAAATTACGGTCTTTTTTAACAGATATCCACTGGATATAATGCTCCTTCATCATGGGGTGAGGTACTTCTCCGACCTTTACCCTGATGCCAGACGCAGTCTTTTCGACCACCGGGACATGCTTCTCCTTCCCTGCATCCGCGGTCTTCTCCTCAAGCAGTTTCATCGGCTGATCGCAGCAGGTGAGCGTTCCTTCACCGGTATGAGTGATCATTACGACATTTCCGCACGTGCCGCACATATAGAATTCAAGGATTTTTGTCATGATATCCTCCCGTAGGATTACACGATTCTGTCGTCCTTATGCTTTTTAAGGATTTCGTCCGCAAGCTGGTCGAGCTTTTTGAGCGTGTCTTCCTTTGCAAGGCCCTGTGTATAGACAGGCTCGAGCATATTCGCCTTGATACCCTGAAGCAAGTCACCCAGCACCTTGACAGTCTTTCCTCCCCACCCGTAGGAACCGATGATGGCGGCATTGCGCACTCCCGGCCTGAGCACCCCCGCGATGTATGCGACGGCAACCATCCGGGGGTG
Encoded here:
- a CDS encoding cation transporter — its product is MDRIEQFSIIADDVGNILRFISIGTCLPLVIAILYAEWDMVLPMATVPLSLFLLGTLLVQMPSTSRDARLSQALFAVALIWLICSIIGALPFTLGTGMPYLDAVFEAMSGWTDTGLTLIPSVDDTPHTLLFWRSLMQWLGGLGIVAFTISMATRSGITPSRLYRSEGRTEAFMPSVVATGLQMWKIYIILTVISVGLIKLSGIPLWDAVNIAMVAIATGGFSVHSAGIPYYDNAFLELLIIPVMIAGALPFKLYYLAYRKERRLLFSDEQAKLLLFLIAAGLVVVTFDLVNLTGLDTGTALRQGLFMTVAAVTSTGFQITSPHIWANVTVLFLIFLMLVGGSSGSTAGGIKLSRIALGYRGLIWWFKRTFVSGKVLVPFKYEGKVIPKNVAELEVSKNMLIIILYILVIFIVSIIVMHMDPSHFDTSNIIFEIVSAICNNGISSGFVTPAMSPISKICFILTMWIGRLEIMPVIVFFMGLIRGFNR
- a CDS encoding desulfoferrodoxin, yielding MTKILEFYMCGTCGNVVMITHTGEGTLTCCDQPMKLLEEKTADAGKEKHVPVVEKTASGIRVKVGEVPHPMMKEHYIQWISVKKDRNFYIHALRPGEAPEAEFPVQDTDVKSLIYCNVHGLWTNKK